AAGATGGTTACAGTCAATGGCGTGTTGGACGAGATAGACCGAGGGGCCATACCCGGCTTGAAGCTTTACTGTTACGGATATAAAAGGCGATTTGAGGTTCAAAACATCCTCATAGTCTTATGTTCTCTCGGACTTGCTACAGTGGAAAAGCAAGGACGTGGGTTTATCTACAGAGTCGCGATAAGTTAGTAAGCTCCTTTCTAATGTTACTGCGTGGCTATTGTTACTCAAACCTTGGCGCGAGCGAGATGGCGATGTTGAAGTTTTTGCCAACCGCTTAATATTTATGAAGTTTATGAACTACTGTTTCTAAATGCTGAAGTGGGGTGAGATCTGGCGTGGGTGACGATACAAATGTCCGCTTATCAAAGGAAAGATTAACCAGCCTTTACAAATTCCTTAGGGAGTATGTCCAACTGCGTTACAATTTTCCAAGAGAAATTAACAACCATCCTTGGTATCGTTGGCTAAAAGACTTTCCTGAGCACCATGCAATTCAGCGAAGATTAGTCATTTATAGCGATGACGATGACGAGTACAGAGAAAATTGTGTATCGGAAATTGGGTCATACGACACTGTTATCGCAGTGCGCCGACCTCAACTCACTGAGCCTCCAAAATTGCCGAAATCTCTCGAAGGATGGTTACAACCCGGGTGGGACGACCCTTTCCAGGAGGCAAAACCATACTCCAGTAGGAACGCGCAGGACGCATACCAAAACACACAAGTTGTTCGTTTTGAGGATGATAAGCAGCGCGAGAAGGACTTGCAAAAATGGCTAAGCTTGCGCGCGAAATGGGCAGAAAATGAGCGTCCTGCAAGGGAAGCTATGAGAGTTTTTGAAGATCTATATGAACTATACGGACAGTTGAGTCGGGAAGGTGGACGATTTGAGCTAGTAGTTGGTGACGGCATCCTCAGCTGGACATATGAACATGGTAGCATTTATCATCCTCTGATACTAATTCCTGTTCAATTGGAATTCGATGCTGATGTGCCAGAATTTCGCATTATAGACATAGGCGCAACTCCAGAGCTGTATACTGCTGCACTTCGCGATACCAACGTTGATCCACAACAACTGGGTCGTATCCGGCAGGAACTAGAGAGTGGCGGGTTTCATCCGTTGGGAAGCGGAGATGCTTCTGGCTTCCTTCGACGGCTCGTACAAGCGCTATCTCCGCACGGACAGTTTGTTGAAAGTGGATTACCACCGAAAAAAACGGAGCAGCCAGTTATCGGACGATATCCAGTGCTCTTTCTGCGTCAGCGCAATCAAGGTTTTGCAAATGCAATAGATGTTATCCTTAAGAACTTGCCTGAACGCGAGGATATACCGCCGTTTCTGTCAAGGATAGTGGGTGTCGAGCCACCAGATAGTGACAATGCATCCAATGACACTGCAGTCGAAACATTGCCTGGCATCGAGCCCGAGGAAATTCTTTTCAGCAAGCAATGGAACAACGAACAGATGCAGATTGTGGATCGATTGCAACGGCATGGCGGAGTAATTGTCCAGGGGCCGCCAGGTACAGGAAAAACTCATACCATTGCCAACCTGATTGGGCATCTTCTTGCCCAAGGCAAGACGGTGCTTGTTACTGCACATACTTCAAAAGCATTACGTGTATTGCGGGACCAGATAGCGGATCAGTTGCGTCCACTATGCGTGAGTGTGCTCGATGACGATTTAGAGAGCAGGAAGCAGCTTGAAGAAGCCGTGCATCACATTGCGATAAGAGTTACCCAAAGTGATGCGGACTCTCTTGAAAAAAGGGCAGAGGGATTGGCTTTTCAGAGAAAGCGGCTAATACAAGAGATAAGGGAATTAAAACAGAAACTAATGGAGGCTGTTGGCAGCGAATACCGGGAAATAGTCGTTGCCGGAAAGTCATTTGACCCTTCCAAAGCAGCGCAATTTGTTGCAGAAGGAGTTTCGTGCCACGATTGGATTCCAGGTCCAGTTGAACTGGGGGCACCCTTGCCGTTATCAGAAGAGGAATTAACCAAACTGTATCGAAGCAACGGTTACCTCACGACCGAGGAAGAATCTGAAATGGACACGGTACTCCGAATCCCCGAAGACCTTCCAGAACCTGAAGATTTTGAAAGAATGGTATCTCTTCTCGGCTGCCCCGTAGAGAAAAACTCAGCAGAACTTTGGGACTCCAATTCGAAAATCGAGCGCTCAATCGAAGAACTGGAGCGTCTTACTCAAGAAGCAGAGGTGCTCGGGAAAAAGTTACTAGAGGCCGAACTATGGGAACTGGCCATCGCGGAAGCGGGAATGAAGGGGGAGAAGCACAAAGAACCATGGCAGAAATTGCTGGAGCTAACTGACCAGATCGACGATTACCTTGCCGATTGTCAGGATCTGTTGATGTTACACCGCCCGCAGTTGGCTAGAGAGGAAGATATACTTTATGAAGAGCAGGAAACCTTGTGTCAAAGAGTGGCCAGCGAACTGGAACGTCGAGGAGGAAAGGTAAATAAGCTTTCTCTGATACTGAATCCAACTTTACGGAGATTTACGCAGAACGCCAGAGTGGCATCAGGTCAACCCCAGCTACCCGAACACTTCAAAGCTTTGGCCGCTGCTGCGCGATTGGCGCAGTTGCGTAAAGAATTATGGCAGCGATGGAACTATTTGATAGAGGAGCGGGGAGGTCCGTCTCTCGGAGTCTTGGAAGGAGAGCCAGAACGAGTTGCTTCACGTTACGGCCATCGCATCAAGTACTGGTTGGGATTTTGGAAAGATCTCTTTTTACCCTTAAAAGAAAAAATAGAGGACGAGGGGTTTAAATGGGACATCTTTCGCCAGCTACAGAATCCCGACTTCTCCGAGGGTGGCGAATTGAGGGTTTTAGGGGATGCTTTGTTAGAACAACTGCCTGAGATATTGAAAAGCAGGGTTTTGACCCTTCGGCAGTCCAAAGCCATCGACGAGATTACGGAACTTGAGAAGAAACTGCTCGAAGTTTCCAAGGGCGCAAAAGAGAGTGGAATTATTGAGAAGTTGTCAGTGGCGGTGAGAAAACTTGATGTGGAGGCCTATCGAGAACTAATCAAGAGGATTGCCGATCTAAAAAAGAAACAGGGTGACTTCCGGGATCGCCAACAGCTCTTAGCGTGCCTTGAGTGTGTTGCGCCCGGTTGGGCGGAAGCAATCCGGAGCCGGAAAGGAGTACATGGCAAGGAGGATATACCGGGAGATCCCTATGTAGCTTGGCAGTGGCGACAGCTTAACGATGAGCTGACGAGAAGAGCTTCAACATCAATTCCAGAGTTACAGGAAGAACTGGAGAAGAAAACAACGGTTCTCCGCCAGGTGACGACCGAACTCATAGAACAGCGGGCTTGGGCTGAGCAATGCAGGCGCACAAACCTGCATCAGCGACTGGCCTTGGTTGGGTGGCTCAATGTAATGAAACGACTGGGTAAGGGAACAGGTAAAAGAGCTCCCCAACTGCGAGTCGAGGCTTCCCGTCGGCTCAGGGATGCTCGCGAAGCGGTACCGGTTTGGATTATGCCGATTGCAAGGGCTGTCGAACAGTTTGATCCCAGTAGTACCAGATTCGATGTTGTAATAGTTGACGAGGCTAGCCAGTGTGACATTCTTGGTCTGGCAGTGTTGTATCTAGGCAAAAGTACCATAGTGGTCGGAGACCACGAACAGGTGAGCCCCGAAGGGGTTGGGCAGGAATTGGAACGGATAACTTCACTTATTTCTGAGTATCTCAGTGATATACCTAATGCTGCACTTTATGATGGTAGACGTTCTGTCTATGACATAGCGCGCGAGGCTTTTGGTGGGGTCATCATGTTAGTGGAGCATTTCCGGTGTGTGCCAGAAATCATCCAGTTCAGTAACAGCCTGTGCTACAATGGACGGATAAGACCATTGAGAGAGTCCAGCAATGTTGCACTTAAACCTCATGTTGTACCATACCGTGTTAGGGAAGCATATGCGGAAAAAAAGATAAACAAAAAGGAAGCCCTAGAATTGGCTTCATTGCTCTTAGCGGCAGTACAGCACCCAGCATATAAAGGGAAAACGTTTGGCGTTGTTTCGTTGGTGGGTGAGGACCAAGCTCGCTTAATAGACTCTTTTTTGCGCACGTATCTATCTGAAAGGGAGTACAAGGAGCGCCGCATCCTTTGCGGCACCGCAGCTCAGTTTCAGGGCGACGAACGGGACGTGATGTTCCTATCTCTTGTAGATGCGCCTGCTGGAGGTCCACTGCCTATGCGAGAGGACGATAGGTTTCGGCAGCGGTTTAACGTTGCTGCCAGCAGGGCACGGGATCAAATGTGGGTTGTTTATTCGCTTGACCTGCATGTTGATTTGAAGCCGGGAGACCTCCGACGTCGGCTGATAGAGTACGCCCTAGACCCAAACGCTCAAAATCGAGCCCTCGCATCTGAAATCAGCCGGACCCAATCCCCGTTTGAACGCGAGGTACTGCAGCGGTTGGTGCGCTCCGGCTACCGCGTGCGAGCCCAGTGGCCGGTTGGTTACTATTTTATTGACCTCGTCGTAGAAAGTACTGGCGGCAGAATAGCCATTGAATGCGACGGGGACCGTTGGCATCCAGTTGAAAAACTAGAGGAAGATCTAGCTCGTCAAGCTGTTTTGGAGCGGTTAGGGTGGAAATTCATCCGCATCCGCGGAAGTGAGTTTTATCGCGATAAAGATGGGACTATGGAACGGGTTTTCAAACAGCTCCGTTCGTATGGCACAGAACCAGAGGGTCAGGTGTGCGAAGCAAGTTCAAGCAATAACCGTAGCGAGTTGGTGGATGAGATTATCTCTAAGGCAACTCTGATTAGCTCTGAATGGGAAACGGACCAAGTTCGGAAATGTGTGTGAAAACACATTTTATGATGGTAGTGACCAATTGAGCTAGAGATAGTTGATATTTGGACGTGTTTTCCTGGCTGGCGGAACCAGTACTCGAGACAAGTCTCTTCACGTACATAAATGTATTATTCCATACACACTTCAAATTTGTTTCGGGAAGCACGGTTCAGCTGCATTGTCTGTTAGCTTGTATCTGGCAATTTAGCATTCGACAAAATATCTGATGCTGCAAGTCAGAGCCGATGCTAACGTGTTTTTGAAGCATTGCGGGGTCAGATCAGGTCGTAGTCTGTCGGGTACAAACAATTTTAAGGAGAGAGTTGTAAACTGAATCAGCGTAATGTCTCGCATTTTCAAGATCCTAGTACGGCGTGATGGGGTCTGTCAACTTTTTTGTGTAAACCCCTTTCGGTACGGAAATCAAAGGTAGCGCTCGATCCTTTCTTTGAACAGGATTATCAATTGGGTTAGAATCAGTCCCCAGTTTTTGACTGAGACAGTCCACTTTTCGGTCACGTCCATAGTAACCAGGTAAAGGATCTTGATAAGAGCATCATCGTTGGGTAGTACAGCCTTGCTTTTAGTTACTTTCCGCAGTTGGCGGTGAAAAGCCTCAATGATATTGGTGGTATATATCAACCCTCGTATCTCCGGGGGATAATTGAAACAGGTAGATAACTCGTCCCAGTTCTTGACCCAGGATCTTACTGCCAAGGGATATTTGGCTTGCCACTTGGCTTCTAAAGCTTCTAAGGCAGCTAGGGCTTCTTCATGGTTTACTGCCTTGTAAACGGCTTTAAGATCTTTGACAAAGGTAGACCGGTCTTTGTAGCTGACGTAACGCAGTGAGTTTCTTATCTGATGCACTACGCACTTTTGCACTTCGGCTTGGGGAAAAGTGGCTTTGATTGCTTGGCTTATACCGGCCAGGTTATCGGCGGAGACAATCAGTATGTCTTCTACTCCGCGGTTCTTTATATCGCTTAATACCGACAGCCAAAACCTGGCACTTTCGCTTTCGCCAATCCATATGCCCAGAACATCCTTCTTACCATCAAGGTCGATGCCTATTACTACGTAAGCTGCTTTCTTAACAACCTGACCGTCTTGACGTACGCTGTAGTGCACCGCATCGATGAAAACGAATGGATATACCTGCTGTAACGGTCTGTTCTGCCATTCCCTGATAACAGGGAGGATTTTATCGGTGATGCTTGAAATCAGAGCCGGGGAGGCTTCAAAGCCGTATATCATTTGCAAGTGATCCTGAATGTCACGCGTGCTCATGCCCTTAGCGTACATGGATAGTATCTGGTCTTCTATGCTTGAGATGTCTCTCTGGCGTTTTTTGACTACTATCGGCTCGAATTCTCCGTTGCGGTCGCGAGGAACGCTTATCTCAAGAGACCCGAGTTCGGTTTTTACCGTCTTCCACTGCGGCCGTTCCTGGTGTTGTTTGTTTTCTTGCTACGATAATCGTAACGACTGTAACCGAGTTCGTTCTCAAGCTCAGCTTCCAACATTTCTTCAATGAGCTGACCCATTAGAGACTTGACAGCATCTTGAGCGTCCTTTTAGCCGTAACCAAGTTGTTCTCTTTGATAAACTCTCGAAGGTGTTTTCTGAATAGTTTTTCTTCCATACCCATAACCCCCTTGGTAAAAGTTTAACTTTTTCCCAATGGGGTTTACACGGTTAATTATACAGTCCCGTAGCAGGGTTCCGACAGTAACAGAAGTTTCTTCCTCTAAGGTTGAGGTAGGTGACAAGGTAATTGTAATTGGTTCACCTCTAGGTTTATCTCAAACAGTGTCGACAGGAATAGTCAGTGCTATTCGCGACCTGTCTGGAATGAAAGTCTTCCAAATAACAGCTCCTATATCGCCTGGATCAAGTGGTAGCCCAGTGTTTAATGAAGAGGGCGAGGTTATCGGGGTGGCGTTTGGGACTATTGTCAATGGCCAAAATATCAATCTTGCAGTACCTTCAGGGTATATCACATTCATGGGAAACTGACTTTTTGGTAATCCCTTAACTCTAATTCTATAAATGATGCGATTTCTTATCGGTATAGTTGCATACCTATCTTTTTTTCTACATCTCTGATAGCGGACCCATTGCCAAACCCAGTTCTAGCGTCTATTGTGATCGCTGAACTAAAACTGAATCAATGACGGCGTAAATGCTCATGTAGATTTGCACATTTCTTGTCCCTGGGATTTACAGGATAAATGGGTTTGAAAAACCCGTGTATTGTGCAAACATTGCAGAGTATTTGTCCAGAGGATTTGCACAATAACACGCTGCATGTCGTGCAGATTAGATAGGACAAAGAAAAGACCAGGCCCAGGACACAAATTCTGAGCTCAGATAGGGATAATGGAGTCGGAGAATTACAGATCCAACTCAACCGCAGTCTGTCTGATTGCTATTGACAGAAAGTAGTTCCTTTGGAGACAACGCTGACAGGTTGCAAAACTTATAAGGAGCGCTCTTCGATGGCGGATGAAATTATGTGCCCCGAATGCGGGTCAAAGAACGTAGTTCGGATTGTTTATGGTGTGTCCACTTGGGAACTCGGACAAAAAGCAGAAAAAGGCAGAATTGGGCCCGGAGGATGTTGCATTTCTGAAGAGAGTCCCGGGTTTGCTTGCAACGACTGTAATTGCGCATGGGGTGGAGAAAAATTGTCGGGCAAAAAATACGAGGAAATAAGACGTATCAAGGCAAACATTGGACGCCATTGCGATCTAAGTAGCAATGTTTGTGTGGAAGTCGACCTCATAGCCTTCAGAGTTACCTGGAACCAGGGGCTTTACAAGCAGGTTAGATTTGAGAAGCCGATAGACGCTGCATCCGCAAAGAAGTTTATCCAGAGACTCCGACAGTTAAGGGTGCTGGATTGGGGACCAAGGTATGACAATCTAGGTGTGCTTGACGGGACTCAGTGGAGCATTGAGGTAGAATTCGACGAGGTTTGTATTGTCAAAGGCGGAAGTAATGGCTATCCGAAAGAATGGGATGGGTTCTGCCGGTTGATTCAAGATGTAGCGGGTAGGCCCTTTAAATGAGGATGCGAACAACCAAAAAATTTGGAAAAGATGTATAAGCTGCGAAGCCATTCACCTGGTGGTGGCTTTTGGAATCCGGCAGGAATTTGGGGTCCGAAATGGGAAAGGGTCCAAAAGGTTTGTTCAAGGGAGACAAAGGAATGTTCTTCACGGACAGGTTCAGGGATCACGCTGCCGTCTTCGGGCGTGCAGCTAGTTGCACCGGATCGATATCAGGGTCTTGTTGCTAGGTCCATGCGGCAGGATGTACATCAGGAACAAAACCGGTTTGACCGTCCGGATTGCCAGTGGGAAGATAGCTTCAAGCAAACCGACGGTATTTAGCAAAAGCAATAATTAAGGAGACAACTTGGTGTAAGCGGTAAAATAAAATACAAAAGAAATGGCCAATAAAAATGCACAGAAAATACCAGACAATTTCCAGAAGAAAAATGTGGCAGAATGGTCGTTAACAGATCAGCGCCAAGGAGTAGAAATTGTGAAGGAGTAGGCGATGAACCAGGAGATTCAGCAGTTGAGAGAGTTGGGGTTGAACAAGGCGCAAGAAGCAGCCGCAAGCCCAGAATCGACCGACGGACGGTGGACAAGTATTGGGAGCGATAC
The sequence above is drawn from the Syntrophothermus lipocalidus DSM 12680 genome and encodes:
- a CDS encoding AAA domain-containing protein; the encoded protein is MRVFEDLYELYGQLSREGGRFELVVGDGILSWTYEHGSIYHPLILIPVQLEFDADVPEFRIIDIGATPELYTAALRDTNVDPQQLGRIRQELESGGFHPLGSGDASGFLRRLVQALSPHGQFVESGLPPKKTEQPVIGRYPVLFLRQRNQGFANAIDVILKNLPEREDIPPFLSRIVGVEPPDSDNASNDTAVETLPGIEPEEILFSKQWNNEQMQIVDRLQRHGGVIVQGPPGTGKTHTIANLIGHLLAQGKTVLVTAHTSKALRVLRDQIADQLRPLCVSVLDDDLESRKQLEEAVHHIAIRVTQSDADSLEKRAEGLAFQRKRLIQEIRELKQKLMEAVGSEYREIVVAGKSFDPSKAAQFVAEGVSCHDWIPGPVELGAPLPLSEEELTKLYRSNGYLTTEEESEMDTVLRIPEDLPEPEDFERMVSLLGCPVEKNSAELWDSNSKIERSIEELERLTQEAEVLGKKLLEAELWELAIAEAGMKGEKHKEPWQKLLELTDQIDDYLADCQDLLMLHRPQLAREEDILYEEQETLCQRVASELERRGGKVNKLSLILNPTLRRFTQNARVASGQPQLPEHFKALAAAARLAQLRKELWQRWNYLIEERGGPSLGVLEGEPERVASRYGHRIKYWLGFWKDLFLPLKEKIEDEGFKWDIFRQLQNPDFSEGGELRVLGDALLEQLPEILKSRVLTLRQSKAIDEITELEKKLLEVSKGAKESGIIEKLSVAVRKLDVEAYRELIKRIADLKKKQGDFRDRQQLLACLECVAPGWAEAIRSRKGVHGKEDIPGDPYVAWQWRQLNDELTRRASTSIPELQEELEKKTTVLRQVTTELIEQRAWAEQCRRTNLHQRLALVGWLNVMKRLGKGTGKRAPQLRVEASRRLRDAREAVPVWIMPIARAVEQFDPSSTRFDVVIVDEASQCDILGLAVLYLGKSTIVVGDHEQVSPEGVGQELERITSLISEYLSDIPNAALYDGRRSVYDIAREAFGGVIMLVEHFRCVPEIIQFSNSLCYNGRIRPLRESSNVALKPHVVPYRVREAYAEKKINKKEALELASLLLAAVQHPAYKGKTFGVVSLVGEDQARLIDSFLRTYLSEREYKERRILCGTAAQFQGDERDVMFLSLVDAPAGGPLPMREDDRFRQRFNVAASRARDQMWVVYSLDLHVDLKPGDLRRRLIEYALDPNAQNRALASEISRTQSPFEREVLQRLVRSGYRVRAQWPVGYYFIDLVVESTGGRIAIECDGDRWHPVEKLEEDLARQAVLERLGWKFIRIRGSEFYRDKDGTMERVFKQLRSYGTEPEGQVCEASSSNNRSELVDEIISKATLISSEWETDQVRKCV
- a CDS encoding S1C family serine protease, whose amino-acid sequence is MGFTRLIIQSRSRVPTVTEVSSSKVEVGDKVIVIGSPLGLSQTVSTGIVSAIRDLSGMKVFQITAPISPGSSGSPVFNEEGEVIGVAFGTIVNGQNINLAVPSGYITFMGN